Proteins encoded in a region of the Marmota flaviventris isolate mMarFla1 chromosome 3, mMarFla1.hap1, whole genome shotgun sequence genome:
- the LOC139705107 gene encoding low-density lipoprotein receptor-related protein 5-like — translation MVHPLHKPGPLWRLQLLLLLLLLLPLPGTKSSPEILWAPLSNGAEPVLLVAIQFNLFLYGLRSLKEDILATTDKNLIIFSVDYDLVDQKVFWADLNAESIKWISMDTKKKGTVVKGIKSNCLMVDWIGRNLYWTDGTAGQILAIQLTAIWRGKSEYTIVLDDDLTQTQSLALDPLNGLMYWSEIGEEPQIEQAGMDGSDRKILISQGLGRPTSIALDQLSWKIFWSDDKFHCIGSANLDGTGISMLQLTQIKNPFSVAVFEDEVFWSEMKTRTVQRVQKMTGKNRAVLIKRSGQPYGLKIMHEVLQPRSSNPCLDTGCSHLCLLSPRSKGSCHCPVGLLLAEDGTTCVPLKESAFVFLVLPTVIMQVYLKNLKAFPGQGTLPEHRMLPFTNVDQLASMDYIVQEKTLYLSELNHGDIRLLRLKDPGTLAWRKITSVKGTVVDLAVDWLSGNVYWIDSEQPRISVGSLKAQYPIVLLSENLYRPVSVVLHPPTAVMCFVDLGSLDDRKRGSSIECASMDGSRRKMLWRKSQVPVGLAFSDSGTRLYWADTGRGLIESIQQDGSRHRVDRQGIQGLNLFTFGQGMMFWTTTDDAQITKVWYSKTEVLENRWFQVDQKIVDLKVYSKFSQQGSNSCSKDNGGCSHICLPNPEGQTCKCPSGYYLANANKCFESARC, via the exons ATGGTGCACCCTCTGCACAAGCCAGGCCCACTTTGGcggctgcagctgctgctgctcttGCTGCTACTTTTGCCGCTGCCCGGCACCAAGTCCAGTCCAGAAATCCTCTGGGCCCCACTGTCCAACG GTGCTGAACCAGTCCTGCTTGTTGCAATTCAGTTTAACCTAttcctctatggactgagaagCTTGAAAGAAGATATTCTTGCAACCACAGACAAGAACCTGATTATTTTCTCTGTTGACTATGATTTAGTGGATCAAAAAGTCTTCTGGGCAGATCTCAATGCAGAAAGTATAAAGTGGATAAGTATGGACACTAAAAAGAAAGGGACCGTGGTAAAAG GTATAAAGTCAAACTGTCTAATGGTCGACTGGATTGGGAGGAATCTCTACTGGACTGATGGGACAGCTGGTCAGATTTTAGCCATTCAGTTGACTGCCATTTGGAGAGGGAAATCTGAGTATACAATTGTCCTGGATGATGACTTGACTCAGACCCAATCTTTGGCATTGGATCCCCTAAATGG ATTAATGTACTGGTCCGAAATTGGAGAAGAACCTCAAATAGAGCAAGCTGGAATGGATGGCAGTGACAGGAAAATACTCATCAGTCAAGGTCTTGGACGGCCAACTAGCATAGCCCTCGACCAGTTAAGTTGGAAGATATTCTGGTCCGATGACAAATTTCACTGTATTGGCTCTGCCAACCTAGATGGTACTGGCATTAGT ATGTTGCAGCTAACACAAATCAAGAACCCCTTTTCAGTTGCTGTGTTTGAAGATGAAGTCTTCTGGTCCGAGATGAAGACAAGAACAGTGCAGCGTGTGCAGAAGATGACAGGCAAGAACAGGGCTGTCCTCATCAAGCGTTCTGGACAGCCCTATGGACTCAAG ATAATGCATGAGGTGCTACAGCCCAGGTCTTCTAATCCTTGTCTGGACACTGGATGTTCTCACTTGTGCCTTCTGAGTCCACGATCCAAGGGGAGCTGTCATTGTCCAGTGGGGCTCCTGCTTGCAGAGGATGGAACCACCTGTGTCCCACTCAAGGAGTCTGCGTTTGTGTTTCTTGTACTACCCACAGTTATCATGCAG GTCTATCTGAAAAATCTGAAAGCTTTCCCAGGACAAGGAACTTTACCAGAACATAGAATGCTTCCTTTTACCAATGTGGACCAGCTTGCATCAATGGATTATATCGTCCAGGAAAAAACTCTCTATCTCTCAGAGTTGAATCATGGTGATATCAGGCTGCTGAGGCTTAAAGATCCTGGCACACTTGCGTGGAGGAAAATCACTTCTGTGAAGGGGACTGTGGTTGACCTTGCTGTGGACTGGCTGAGTGGAAACGTATATTGGATTGACAGTGAACAGCCGCGTATCAGTGTAGGTTCCTTAAAAGCCCAGTATCCTATCGTCTTGCTCAGTGAAAATCTTTACCGCCCAGTGTCTGTGGTACTCCACCCACCTACTGCAGTCATGTGCTTCGTGGACCTGGGTTCCCTAGATGATAGGAAGCGTGGTTCCAGCATTGAATGTGCCTCCATGGATGGCAGCAGGAGGAAGATGCTATGGCGGAAATCCCAGGTGCCTGTGGGATTGGCCTTTTCGGATTCAGGGACCCGCCTGTACTGGGCTGATACTG GAAGAGGACTCATAGAAAGTATTCAACAAGATGGCTCTAGACACAGAGTAGACCGCCAAGGGATTCAGGGCCTTAACCTCTTTACGTTTGGTCAAGGCATGATGTTCTGGACAACAACTGATGATG CCCAAATCACTAAAGTTTGGTACAGCAAAACAGAAGTTTTAGAAAATCGGTGGTTCCAAGTAGACCAGAAGATTGTGGACTTAAAAGTTTACAGTAAATTTAGTCAACAAG GTAGTAACAGCTGCTCAAAGGACAACGGAGGATGTAGCCATATCTGTCTACCAAACCCTGAGGGACAGACTTGCAAGTGTCCGAGTGGGTACTACTTGGCCAATGCAAACAAATGCTTTGAGTCTGCCAGATGCTAG